One window from the genome of Deinococcus multiflagellatus encodes:
- a CDS encoding HRDC domain-containing protein, giving the protein MTDRPSPERPDARLVRLHAERGDPHARLAGALADLEGAGWGVLLEGPRALAAQLAAALGRGTLRVDPRIGVDRDALAGAGLAAASLAADWRGAQAVWLLEPAPEDLERARRAGVPVIVDATLAPGSEWFSRGAAHVTYRDSVTLSGHGDAPLCALFGTGEAPAPVGAPPSDLNVALALRDVATLPLRLARMARTASALAERLGGAVQTAGPTALLLAPDAVADTAAPLGGVLLAARSVSGGVLLTPGLEDLGRALALLRVGGQAASRDERTPDRDPGRAASERSGESPERREFRGRRGGPDRGREFRRGERPGRFDGERPDRSLPDRAGADRPDREPPQRVTFDAPVPNLTLAPLPDGPAEEIWEPEIVFSDSPAPPPAPLPIPVSGGPDAPEQPAGLPDVHHLSPQTEELAPEEASGEGQDETEATPAETEAAQTTDAADDTAEPQPAPQAAPVAEPAPVILPPDLPGGKEDPAAGLTDEQAAVYARLREWRNAEAKRQEISRFIIASNATLAEIARRVPYTEADLKAVRGMGPERLRKYGQKILEVVRG; this is encoded by the coding sequence ATGACTGATCGCCCTTCTCCCGAGCGTCCCGACGCCCGCCTTGTGCGCCTGCACGCCGAACGCGGCGACCCCCACGCCCGCCTTGCGGGGGCGCTGGCCGACCTGGAAGGGGCCGGCTGGGGCGTGCTGCTGGAAGGCCCGCGCGCGCTGGCCGCGCAACTGGCCGCCGCCCTGGGCCGGGGCACCCTGCGCGTGGACCCCCGGATTGGGGTGGACCGCGACGCCCTGGCCGGGGCCGGGCTGGCCGCCGCGTCCCTGGCCGCCGACTGGCGCGGCGCGCAGGCCGTGTGGCTGCTGGAACCCGCCCCCGAGGACCTGGAACGCGCCCGCCGGGCCGGCGTGCCGGTGATCGTGGACGCCACCCTGGCCCCGGGCAGCGAGTGGTTCTCGCGCGGCGCGGCCCACGTGACTTACCGCGACAGCGTGACCCTCAGCGGCCACGGCGACGCGCCCCTGTGCGCCCTGTTCGGCACGGGCGAGGCCCCGGCCCCCGTGGGGGCGCCCCCCAGTGACCTGAACGTGGCCCTGGCCCTGCGCGATGTGGCCACGCTGCCCCTGCGCCTGGCCCGGATGGCGCGTACGGCCTCGGCCCTGGCTGAGCGCTTGGGGGGCGCCGTGCAGACGGCTGGCCCCACTGCCCTGCTGCTGGCCCCGGACGCCGTGGCCGACACCGCCGCGCCCCTGGGCGGGGTGCTGCTCGCGGCGCGCAGCGTGTCAGGCGGGGTGCTGCTGACCCCGGGCCTGGAAGACCTGGGCCGCGCCCTGGCCCTGCTGCGCGTGGGCGGTCAGGCGGCCAGCCGCGACGAGCGGACCCCTGACCGCGACCCCGGGCGCGCTGCCTCCGAGCGCAGTGGGGAGAGCCCCGAGCGCCGCGAGTTCCGGGGACGCCGGGGCGGGCCCGACCGGGGCCGTGAGTTCCGCCGGGGTGAGCGTCCGGGCCGCTTTGACGGCGAGCGCCCCGACCGCTCCCTGCCAGACCGGGCCGGGGCCGACCGCCCTGACCGCGAGCCGCCGCAGCGCGTGACCTTCGACGCCCCGGTGCCCAACCTCACCCTGGCCCCGCTGCCCGACGGGCCCGCCGAGGAGATCTGGGAGCCGGAAATCGTGTTCAGCGACTCGCCCGCCCCGCCCCCCGCGCCGCTGCCCATTCCGGTGAGTGGCGGCCCCGACGCCCCAGAGCAGCCCGCCGGCCTCCCCGACGTGCATCACCTGAGCCCCCAGACAGAAGAGTTGGCCCCGGAAGAGGCGTCGGGCGAGGGCCAGGACGAAACCGAGGCCACACCCGCCGAGACTGAGGCGGCCCAGACCACTGACGCCGCCGATGACACCGCCGAGCCGCAGCCCGCGCCCCAGGCCGCCCCCGTGGCCGAACCCGCCCCCGTGATCCTGCCGCCCGACCTGCCCGGCGGCAAGGAAGACCCGGCGGCCGGCCTGACGGACGAGCAGGCCGCCGTGTACGCCCGGCTGCGCGAGTGGCGCAACGCCGAGGCCAAGCGCCAGGAGATCAGCCGCTTCATCATTGCCAGCAACGCCACCCTGGCCGAAATCGCCCGCCGCGTGCCCTACACCGAAGCGGACCTGAAAGCGGTGCGCGGCATGGGCCCCGAACGCCTGCGCAAGTACGGCCAGAAGATTCTGGAGGTGGTGCGTGGCTAG
- a CDS encoding (2Fe-2S) ferredoxin domain-containing protein, giving the protein MTPKFFSTRAHLLVCQGQSCQGRGSALLYRALWNHLERDALAYYKKGGSLRLTESGCLGACSYGPTLCVYRAQPGGGGALEQAWYAAVDFPLARRVAQAAHDEAPLPEDHRYGPE; this is encoded by the coding sequence ATGACCCCCAAGTTTTTTTCCACCCGTGCCCACCTGCTGGTCTGCCAGGGGCAAAGCTGCCAGGGACGGGGCTCGGCGCTGCTGTACCGGGCCCTGTGGAACCACCTGGAACGTGACGCCCTGGCCTACTACAAGAAGGGCGGCAGCCTGCGCCTGACCGAAAGCGGCTGCCTGGGCGCCTGCTCGTACGGCCCCACCCTGTGCGTGTACCGCGCGCAGCCGGGCGGGGGCGGCGCCCTGGAACAGGCGTGGTACGCCGCCGTGGATTTTCCGCTGGCCCGCCGCGTCGCCCAGGCCGCCCACGACGAAGCCCCGCTGCCCGAAGACCACCGCTACGGCCCGGAGTAG
- a CDS encoding ABC transporter ATP-binding protein, whose amino-acid sequence MTESPPATAPGLEALDVHVQAGSFPAVRGVSVHFPPGALSAVIGPNGAGKSTLLRACLGLSRPERGEVRLLGRPLGQWSRAQRSRLLAYLAQGEELPLGTTVRDMVALGRGAGTWRFGLLPRDPWGPEDEAAVEGALARTDTARFATRRLGELSGGERQRVALARALAAQPRFLLLDEPTNHLDLAYALDVMRYLRCEVAGGLGAVAVLHDLNLAARADHLVLLAQGRVLASGPPGAVLTPEHLHAAYGVWTRVVRDQERLIVIPEDGL is encoded by the coding sequence GTGACTGAGTCGCCCCCTGCGACCGCGCCGGGCCTGGAAGCGCTGGACGTGCATGTGCAGGCCGGCAGTTTTCCGGCGGTGCGTGGGGTCAGCGTGCACTTTCCGCCCGGGGCGCTCTCGGCGGTCATTGGGCCCAATGGCGCGGGCAAAAGCACGCTGCTGCGCGCCTGCCTGGGCCTGTCGCGCCCGGAACGCGGCGAGGTGCGCCTGCTGGGCCGCCCCCTGGGCCAGTGGAGCCGCGCGCAGCGCTCGCGCCTGCTGGCTTACCTGGCCCAGGGCGAAGAACTGCCCCTGGGGACCACCGTGCGCGACATGGTGGCCCTGGGGCGCGGCGCGGGCACATGGCGTTTTGGCCTGCTGCCCCGCGACCCCTGGGGCCCCGAGGACGAAGCGGCGGTGGAGGGCGCCCTGGCCCGTACCGACACCGCCCGTTTTGCCACTCGCCGCCTGGGCGAACTGTCGGGCGGCGAGCGGCAGCGGGTGGCGCTGGCCCGCGCGCTGGCCGCGCAGCCGCGCTTTTTGCTGCTGGACGAACCCACCAACCACCTGGACCTGGCCTACGCCCTGGACGTCATGCGCTACCTGCGCTGCGAGGTGGCCGGCGGCCTGGGCGCCGTGGCCGTGCTGCACGACCTGAATCTGGCCGCCCGCGCCGACCATCTGGTGCTGCTGGCCCAGGGGCGGGTGCTGGCCAGCGGCCCGCCGGGCGCGGTGCTGACCCCCGAACACCTGCACGCGGCCTACGGCGTGTGGACCCGGGTCGTGCGTGACCAGGAGCGCCTGATCGTGATTCCCGAGGATGGCCTGTAA
- a CDS encoding FecCD family ABC transporter permease, giving the protein MSSAAAPRPPRSALPLQVAGLALLLLLAVVLGTGLGRVMVPPGEVLVALWRGLSGQELAGNDVIVWQIRLPRVVMGVLVGASLGVCGGAFQGVFRNPLADPYLLGVASGGALGATAVIVGGGPRPLIPAAALLGALGAVMATLALAREGRRLPPTRLVLAGVMVGSVLSALSTALLLRGEDRAREVLAYTLGDLGFSGWREVGAVLPYVGLGAGALLLLARALDTLQLGELTARSLGVPVERLRLLVIGAASVATAGAVAYVGIIGFVGLLVPHVVRLAFGAGHRTLLPLSALLGAALVVLADLLARTTPLSQVGIVTTLLGGPFFLWLLRRTRD; this is encoded by the coding sequence GCAGGTGGCGGGGCTGGCCCTGCTGCTGCTGTTGGCCGTGGTGCTGGGCACGGGGCTGGGCCGCGTCATGGTGCCGCCCGGCGAGGTGCTGGTCGCGCTGTGGCGTGGCCTGAGCGGACAGGAACTGGCCGGCAACGACGTGATCGTGTGGCAGATCCGGCTGCCGCGCGTGGTGATGGGCGTGCTGGTGGGCGCCAGCCTGGGGGTGTGCGGCGGGGCCTTTCAGGGCGTGTTCCGCAACCCCCTGGCCGATCCCTACCTGCTGGGCGTGGCCAGCGGCGGCGCCCTGGGGGCCACTGCCGTGATCGTGGGCGGCGGCCCACGGCCCCTGATTCCGGCGGCGGCGCTGCTGGGGGCGCTGGGCGCGGTCATGGCCACGCTGGCGCTGGCGCGCGAAGGCCGCCGCCTGCCGCCCACCCGGCTGGTGCTGGCGGGCGTGATGGTGGGCAGCGTGCTCAGCGCCCTGTCCACGGCGCTGCTGCTGCGCGGCGAGGACCGCGCGCGCGAGGTGCTGGCCTACACCCTGGGCGACCTGGGCTTCAGCGGCTGGCGCGAGGTGGGCGCGGTGCTGCCCTACGTGGGCCTGGGGGCCGGCGCGCTGCTGCTGCTGGCCCGCGCCCTGGACACCCTGCAACTGGGCGAACTCACCGCCCGCAGCCTGGGGGTGCCAGTAGAGCGGCTGCGGCTGCTGGTGATCGGCGCGGCCAGCGTCGCCACGGCGGGGGCGGTGGCCTACGTGGGCATTATTGGCTTCGTGGGGCTGCTGGTGCCGCATGTGGTGCGGCTGGCCTTTGGGGCCGGGCACCGCACGCTGCTGCCGCTCTCGGCGCTGCTGGGCGCCGCGCTGGTGGTGCTGGCCGACCTGCTGGCGCGCACCACGCCGCTGTCGCAGGTGGGCATTGTGACCACGCTGCTGGGCGGGCCCTTTTTCCTGTGGCTACTGAGGCGCACCCGTGACTGA